In Massilia violaceinigra, one DNA window encodes the following:
- a CDS encoding M20/M25/M40 family metallo-hydrolase, which produces MTMQAQEKLIDWIDAHFDEQVAFLQQVIRIPTDTPPGNNAPHADAVATMVEAFGWSAEKHAVPAQAVRDYGMESITNLIVRRPYAAGGPTIALNAHGDVVPPGEGWVHPPYGGVVEDGFIYGRAAAVSKCDFSTYIFAVRALEALGVPLKGGLELHFTYDEEFGGLLGPGWLLEQKLTNPDFVIAAGFSYNIVTAHNACLQLEVTVHGKSGHGAMPETGHDALQAATRILNAIYGQLPELKKIKSKVAGIDSPTMLVGRIDGGTNTNVVPGKVVLKMDRRMIPEEDPVAVEAQVRALIEDAVRGEPGIRVEIRRLLLSHALRPLPGSDKLVASLQKNGRQVIGEEITAQGTPLYADARLYGEHGIPAVLYGAGPRTVPESNAKKADERLALEDLRKATKVVALTLLDFLGR; this is translated from the coding sequence ATGACAATGCAAGCACAAGAAAAACTGATCGACTGGATCGACGCCCATTTCGACGAACAGGTGGCGTTTTTGCAGCAGGTAATTCGTATTCCGACCGATACGCCGCCGGGGAACAATGCGCCGCACGCTGATGCCGTGGCCACCATGGTGGAAGCATTCGGCTGGAGCGCCGAGAAGCATGCGGTGCCGGCGCAGGCGGTGCGCGACTACGGCATGGAGAGCATTACCAACCTGATCGTGCGCCGGCCCTATGCGGCAGGCGGGCCGACCATCGCGCTCAATGCGCATGGCGACGTGGTGCCGCCCGGCGAAGGCTGGGTGCATCCGCCGTATGGCGGCGTGGTGGAAGATGGCTTTATTTACGGGCGCGCGGCGGCGGTGTCGAAGTGCGATTTTTCGACGTATATTTTCGCCGTGCGCGCGCTCGAAGCGCTGGGCGTGCCTCTCAAGGGCGGTCTTGAACTGCATTTCACCTACGACGAGGAATTCGGCGGTTTGCTGGGACCGGGCTGGCTGCTCGAACAAAAGCTGACCAACCCCGATTTCGTCATCGCGGCGGGCTTCAGCTACAACATCGTCACGGCGCATAACGCCTGCCTGCAGCTGGAAGTGACCGTGCATGGCAAGTCGGGACATGGCGCCATGCCGGAAACCGGGCACGATGCGCTGCAGGCGGCAACGCGCATCCTGAATGCGATTTACGGGCAGCTGCCGGAACTGAAGAAAATCAAGTCGAAGGTGGCGGGCATCGATTCGCCGACCATGCTGGTGGGCCGCATCGATGGCGGCACCAATACCAACGTGGTGCCGGGGAAGGTCGTGCTGAAGATGGACCGGCGCATGATTCCGGAAGAAGATCCGGTCGCGGTGGAAGCGCAGGTGCGGGCGCTGATCGAGGATGCAGTGCGCGGCGAGCCGGGGATTCGGGTCGAGATCAGGCGCCTGCTGCTGTCGCACGCGCTGCGGCCGTTGCCGGGGTCGGACAAGCTGGTGGCGAGCTTGCAAAAGAATGGCAGGCAGGTGATCGGCGAGGAGATTACGGCGCAGGGCACGCCGCTGTATGCGGATGCGCGTTTGTATGGCGAACACGGGATTCCGGCGGTGCTGTATGGCGCCGGGCCGCGCACGGTGCCGGAGTCGAATGCGAAGAAGGCCGATGAACGCCTGGCGCTGGAGGATTTGCGCAAGGCGACCAAGGTGGTGGCGTTGACGTTGCTGGATTTTCTCGGGCGCTGA